A region of the Channa argus isolate prfri chromosome 3, Channa argus male v1.0, whole genome shotgun sequence genome:
ttaaaacattttactcttttatcatttaaaatctaAACTGAAGTAAATAACAATCACATTTATGGTGTGTGaacaggtgaatgagaagcagagaaGAACTTTTAGTTAGATAagatagaaaagcactatataagcacaGACCATTTCCCATTAAAACATGGACAGAGTAACTTGACTTACCTGAGTTTCCATCCATGTTTGGCTTGTACACTTTGATGTCCAAGACTGGATTAGTGATGGCAGATACAATGTCCAAGACTTCTGAGTGTGTCCACTGCAGCTCTTTAAATACCCCTATGCACCAACCCCCCCCCATCTGCACTGGtcacagtgaaagtgaaacaaagacTTACTGGGACTGTTACACAcacccctccccacccccctcagctgcacactgaaagtaaaacaaagacttACTGGGACTGTTAAAAATGATGGGACAGAAATACTTGTCTTATCTAAACTACAGCAGTGCCCTGCTGACATGGCTGCCAGCAGCACAATCAATCCTCTCTAGATGattcaaacagcagcagcatgtttcatttttgatgAGCCAAAGTGGAAACATGTCACATAAATGTTCAGATCTGTGCTCTGCTTTCTGCCCATCGAACGATGAGTGAAATCACTTGGTTAAAATGTGTCCATTTGTTTGCTTGAATGCCTCATTAGCAGCTTTGTGAGACACCAATTGCTCTGTTCTTTATGTGGCAGTGTCATGTAAATGTTCAACTTTTAACATCAGCTCCCCAACACATCTATCATGTGACAATAACATGCTACTACAgtaaaaaatcagaaaattctgtCTCTAAAATTTAGGGACAAAACTGGGTTGCACTTTCACTTCTTACCTTTTCTCTAAAACTCACTGTGTGGTGGTGGAATAGATTTCAGGACAACAACTCGACAACTAAACTatagtaataattttattttaaaatatatattgcaGTAGTCCACATAAAAGTTGCTACTTCCATCAATTCTGAGATCAGGCAGCAGgtctttaaatctaaaataaagtaatattgGTAAAACTGCAGCCACCTGATCcccacaaaatgaaaatgaaactacaCTTATTTAAATTATCTGTCTATCTATTAATTTTAGAAAGCTGCAATGATGGTCCTACTTTTAGGAGTAGGCGTATGATCAATGTacccacattttaaatttaggaTATCAGTCCTATTTCCACCAGTGAGAGAGCTCCAGTGGTGTCCTAACGTGTTAGGAGTAGCCAGGACTGCACAGCATTTAATAAAAGAGAGctctaaaaaaacagcaccGTGCTTCTTTAGGTTCCTTTGGTTTAGAGAGAAGGTCCAGTAGTTATTTTTATGACCCTGTCTACCTCTGCTGGAGGATTTGTGGTACTGCTAAATGTACCTGTGCACACGGGGcctcagaaatcactgtctgtaagTGCATTTATAAGCTAGTTATTTATCTTTGTGACGCAGTTTTGTGGCATATAGTAAACAGAGCAATGTAAATTACATCTTACTGAGAACCAGTTTTTTCTGAAGTATCGGAAACTTAGCAGactatctacagtatgttgtgaTGTACAGATTTCCTttggttttcagttttactACTTTCATTCATTAAACACCGAGCTTTCATGCTAAACCCTGACTCCAGTGTCTTTTTGAATTAAGGTAGTTTTGCTGTTAATTTGTTTGTAGGACAAGGACACAGTAAGATGCTTATTGGTGGCTAAAAAGGCAAAAGACGCAAGCCAGTGCTCTAAGAGACAGCATGGatgaaaacactaaattaaCCACgtcatcaaacagcaaggagtgatgactgtggtgcaggaggtagagtggttgtccaccaatcctgcagttgttggtttgattcctagTTCCTCCagttacatgttgaagtgtccttgagcaagacactgaaccccaacttagtttctcccagtgagcgttggccagctgcatagcagctccaccatcagctggtgtgtgtgtgtgtgactgtgagtgtgaatgggtgaatgagaagcagtgtaaagcgctttcagTGCCAACAAGTAGAAAAGTGTTAAAGTGCCCAGATTATTCAAGGAATTCAACTTTGGTTTGCATGTAAGTTTTAATGACTTTACAGAAGATGTTTAACAGTTACAggactttgtttttcctttgattttcatttcaatgtAATATTTCAAGTAATCACAATACTTGGCCTGAAGGCCTGTTGCTTTCTGTGAGGGATCATTGTGttagtgtacatacagtacacacattcatacatgaGCTTCTGTATCTGCCCCTTTGACAAAACTCAGTAGCAGAGTTTTACATGGGTCCAATTTTGCAAACCTGCAGCTGCCCTGCACCCACAAAGCTCGATCTGGACCCGAGCTGTTACCTGCACTTATCTGGAACTCAAAACCACACTGTACCCGACCCAGTTTAAACACATGGACCAATCAGTTAACAGAGTACAGTGATCCTCACAGCTACATATGTCCTCTGTTATATCCCTGTTCACTTTCTTAGTTCATCCTTTAATTTGAGTTTTTgatctgaaaaacaacaacagggaTTGTTGATGGTGCTTAAGGAATCTTTGCAGTTCATTAACTCCTCAGCATCCTGTTATCCTGTCCTACAAACAATGATCAGAGTGTGAGAGGTACAGCCATGAGAGCCCATTCAGTGTGTCATCTCAAACGGAAGAGGGTAAAGTCTGGTCAACAAATCTCTAGATTTGTCACCATCTATCTATTAGAACACTATATGTTCTAATGCTGGGCCCTGTTTATAACAGCATTTCCCACCAGGTGGTCTTACTGTTGTGGCTGATCCACGTAGTCACTGACTAACTCAGGCTGTCGTCTGTTTACGAGCAGGACCTGCATAATGACAGAATGTCTGTGGAAACtgtgacaaatgtgtgtattgctTATTGCATTACTTGTTCAATGGCTCCTCTGGTAAGTCCATACTGCTCCCCCCTTCCCCCCTCCATCATTTAGGAGAAGGATTACCAGTTCCTCTAAACTACAGGTACTGTAATACTGCACAATTCTGTTTCCCCCATGAAAATTgaattatatttatgtttaaaatgatcaacagaccatgtttacagtgttgtgtCCAGACTGAGAACTATCACCTCCAACCCCGACCAACTTGGGCCTCAGGCAGAGATATAGTGAAGCTTCCTTTAAATCTGTAAACTGTGCTTCCTCCTTGGAGACATGTAAGTCAGGTTCAGCATTTCTTCATAGTTCTCCTTTCACCAGCTGAAAATATTCCCAGTCATAGTCAACAAGTCTAGTTCCCTGCAGAGTAACAGGAAGAACCTTTTCCCTGAACCACCAAACAAGCATTTGTGTGTCTCTGAGCATCACAGGCTACAGCCCTTTGTGTCAGAGTTTAACAAGCCCCAAAATCCAGCTTCTTCACCCTCCCAGCTCAAAGCAAAAACTGCTGGGCCCACAGGGTGAATGCTGGGATTTATGTCTTTCAATAAAACAGCACACTGGGTTTTGTACAACCATATTTGTTTATTACCAAATTATTGCACTCTGGTTTCTAGCTGTGTAGAAGAACAGAACATGgacattaaaagaaaaccaTGGTTAAACATCAGAAATGAAGTTCCCGTGTTTCCAACACTCTTTTTCGCTCTaaagtacatacacacacagtgtgtgaaaCATCGtgtacaataaatattcatACCAGCCACTTTTCATGTTACAACAGTTTACTCACAGCTTGAATGTACCGACACGAGATAGATGTGAGGGGGAGCTTATGTTAAAGGATGACAGGTGTGTAGTTTGTTGGGccagaagcacaaacacactataAAACACCAGCAACACAGGTTTAAATAAAGCACCATCTCATAAAAGCCTGGTATCTTATTACTGCAAAGTGCTTTGAACTCAGGTACAAAAAGTTGAACATTTACGTGACAAACTCAAGAAAACCCAATGCAACAGATATTAGTCCCTCCCAACTCCCcccgctcacacacacacacacacacacacacacagctgttgtaAAAATTCAACAACTAAATCTTTATTAActttataaatacacacagaggcTACtgttaaatagaataaaaaccAGTGTTTCATATTTGTCACACTGTACTTGCAATTTTCTGATCACAGTTCAGTGACCTGTAGAAGCTTCCTCCATAAAGGAGGgacaataaattacaaaaaaaaacaattccacaCTGCTCTTACTGGGAAAGTACATATTACTTTCTAAAGGATTGACTCTTTCTAGAGAGGGGAGCAAAGACTAAATTAATACCTAGAtattacttttgttgttttggccaTTTCTACAAAATCTGCCATGACAGCACTGTACTTCTTAAAAGAATTCTAACTGTGGCCGTTCTCATAAACTGTCACCATGTTCACAAGCTCAGCAGGTAAACAGGTGAGTAAATGctcaaaaaatgcacaaaataggACCTAAGCTGTAATAACCCCAAATTATACTTTGACCTGTTCAATTGTCATTTTACCTTGACAACCACTAGAAGTGAAGCCAGCCCAGCTGGCTGAGGGCAGAGCAGGTTCAGTGTGATTTGGTTGAGCAGAAATGAAGTGTGCATCATTGTAAGTCCGTAGCTGCTCTGTTTGCATCAGCACCTTTTCAGCAGCACTAATGTTTCACTAATTCTAATCTTTGAGCGTCGAGTTTACAACAATGCTCAGCCCATGTTGTTTAATCCCAGTCTGCCTGAATTCTCCCCTCTCACTAGCACAGTGACTTGAGcctttttcacacatgcactagaatcctgaaattctcctgactttaTCCAAAAGCAGTGTATCTGAGAGTGTGTTGTGTTACAGGCCGACCCCTAAAATCAAGCTTTTCCCATGAGGACGCTTCTGACGGACaatctcccactgtgtgttacatgtgtgaaacaactCTTGTTAGTGTCTGtagttcatatgtgaaaaagGCTCTGCTGTCTTTAGTCGTCCACCAAGTGGGTCTCTTTTTGCTGTGACTGCACAGAATTACCAACACATCTCAGAGCCTGGGATGAGTGTTAGCTTGTCTGCTAACATTCAGTGCTGGTACATTTCACAAGTTTAAAACCAGAGTCCTTGTGAGCAGACTTATGTTTAGGCCTCTGGCAGGGACCGTCCAGGCTCACATGGCACAGAGGACGCATTCACTACTAAACCATTAGTGCTGTGACACAGCAGAGCTTTGTTTGCCGTGGCAGCTGTTGTTGGTGAGGAAGTGCTGCCACCAGTTATGGTACTGTTGAGGTTCCGGTAAGGCCGCTGCCTTGGCAACGAAGCCCTTCGTTGTGGCGCAGCTACAGCAGCTGAACCACGCAGGCACATGGAGGGGAAACTAAGACCTACCAGGCAGCAGCTCATACAAGAAATTACATCATCCTGCTCTGGGGGGCCACTGGGGTCAGAGGACAGGACCTGGGGTCTGCTGTAACCATTAGCTCGCCCTCCTCCAACCCACTGAACCTGGCCAATCGCAAGGGCTGAGCCGTTGTTGTTGTCCAGTCGTGGCAGTGGAGGTAAGGAGAGTGGTCCATTGGAGACCGGAAGTCGCCAGCCATTGGTTCGTAAAAAGGAGGAAGTGGAGGTGAGCAGGGGCCTTTCAGGTGTGGAGTCCATGACTCTCTCTGCTGGCTCAGGAGACTTGGTGCAGTCCATAGGTTCTGTTATACATacactgtcctcctcctcctcctcatctaaCCTCTCCAGAGACACCATCTCCAGCTCCACAGGGATGTTTAAATCCTCCCCTGTTCCATTCTCCTTCTCAGTGAGCTTCATGTTGAAGCTTTTGGTCTCTTTTCTATCTCCTTCGTTTTCTGCCACGTTGATGTACTCACTGTTTACCTCCTCCTTCCCCTCTGTATCTGCAGACAAAGCTACAGTCCGGCTGAGTTCTGGAGTACATGGGAGTGACTGACATCTCCTTGGCAGTGCTCGCATCCCTGGAATACCCCTAAGAAGGTGAGGTGAGGCACACGGGTCGCGAAGGGCTGGCAGTGTGAAGGTGAGAGAGATAACTGACTTGCTGGGTGTGTCAAAGAGTTTACACCGCCCCCCATTCAGATCCTGTCTGAGAGAGAAGGGGTTGATCCGTGCAGGGGTCCCGAGAAGTGGGGTGGTCAGGCTCGCTGGGGGCAACATGTCCGACTGGCTCCTCGCCAAACCTTGCCGTTGCTGTGTGCGATCACCGAGTTGACAAGGAGAGCTGCGGCGCCGGTAGGGGCTGACATCTACCACCACTGGCTCTGAGCaaggaaagaagggaagaaAGACGTATTGTTAAGATGCAAAGTGAGGAAATGTGACAGCACACAAAGTGGTGGCAAGGAGATATCCCATCTCCCTGGACAAGGACAATGAACAAAGGCCCATATGTCCGTACTGCTAGACCCTGCTTCATGGTGAGATTCGTCAGAATTGGCCATAATTAGCGTGAGAGGTTTAAATTAGTTCATTTCTACTGCGAGATACATGAttgcaagagagaaaaaaaggccaCTCATTTTCCTTTA
Encoded here:
- the LOC137124103 gene encoding dual specificity testis-specific protein kinase 2-like, translating into MDYHAECCFCDPEEGHCGPDEAPLHSIHAPNRIRPSSYRALRSAVSSLARIDDFFCEKIGSGFFSEVFKVQHRITGQVMALKMNTLASNKANMLREVQLMNRLCHPNILRFLGVCVHEGQLHALTEYINGGNLEQLLDSDLYLSWGVRIGLSLDIGRGLQYLHRKGIFHRDLTSKNCLVRCDNGMFTAVVGDFGLAEKIPDYSDGVEKQPLAIVGSPYWMAPEVLRGELYNEKVDVFAYGIILCEIIARIEADPDFLPRTEDFGLDVEAFENMVGDCPPAFFSLAVTCCNMSAERRPSFSDIVFTLEDMEMEEERQRPITLEPVVVDVSPYRRRSSPCQLGDRTQQRQGLARSQSDMLPPASLTTPLLGTPARINPFSLRQDLNGGRCKLFDTPSKSVISLTFTLPALRDPCASPHLLRGIPGMRALPRRCQSLPCTPELSRTVALSADTEGKEEVNSEYINVAENEGDRKETKSFNMKLTEKENGTGEDLNIPVELEMVSLERLDEEEEEDSVCITEPMDCTKSPEPAERVMDSTPERPLLTSTSSFLRTNGWRLPVSNGPLSLPPLPRLDNNNGSALAIGQVQWVGGGRANGYSRPQVLSSDPSGPPEQDDVISCMSCCLVGLSFPSMCLRGSAAVAAPQRRASLPRQRPYRNLNSTITGGSTSSPTTAATANKALLCHSTNGLVVNASSVPCEPGRSLPEA